The following are encoded together in the Brassica napus cultivar Da-Ae chromosome A9, Da-Ae, whole genome shotgun sequence genome:
- the LOC106368506 gene encoding charged multivesicular body protein 7-like (The RefSeq protein has 1 substitution compared to this genomic sequence) encodes MDLESVKEFIRSEVPDWDDEVVATARFKAFSGQRSDWEVKFQFWRDLIIKVSRRFGELIIDPVQVKKAWFDRGGMTPLCIDHVLLLMHSEGDVVLASELESPVSGRLSRLLRTVRSLVSQPSVKPGEILENELVIVPLLKEKAADVVRLLSEGHWTSTCVVTLNKFRDLCNGSNEASVVLSHLSGCGKAHNISINRGELIEGVKVSFSESALPSISTLDCDVLHLLSTTEKLQNQLEVMDQRCEMSRKSTLASLKSGHKKVALRHARELKLTTESREKCTSLLNRVEEVLNTIADSESTKMVSEAIKTGARVMKDIKISPDEVHDYLEEIEDTIQSQKEVEKALESAPYPDIDDENIEEEFMKLEMELESESSQVRPTTSDTADSLSEMFSELKLGNTKQTLEEQATEPVRMKDGREKILEAA; translated from the exons ATGGATTCGGAGTCTGTGAAGGAATTCATACGAAGCGAAGTTCCTGATTGGGACGATGAGGTGGTTGCGACGGCTAGATTCAAGGCGTTTAGTGGACAGAGATCCGATTGGGAAGTTAAATTTCAGTTTTGGCGCGATTTGATCATCAAGGTCTCGCGTCGTTTCGGAGAGCTCATCATTGATCCTGTCCAG GTGAAGAAGGCGTGGTTTGATCGAGGAGGAATGACGCCTTTATGCATTGATCATGTACTG TTATTGATGCATAGTGAAGGTGATGTTGTGCTGGCAAGTGAACTTGAAAGTCCGGTTAGTGGGCGTTTATCTCGTTTGTTGAGGACGGTGAGAAGTTTAGTATCTCAACCTTCAGTGAAGCCGGGAGAGATTCTTGAAAACGAACTTGTTATTGTTCCTCTCTTGAAG GAGAAGGCTGCTGATGTGGTGAGACTGTTATCTGAGGGGCATTGGACTTCTACTTGTGTTGTCACGCTAAATAAGTTCCGGGACTTGTGCAACGGTTCGAATGAGGCATCTGTTGTTTTGAGTCACTTGTCAGGGTGTGGAAAAGCGCATAACATCTCTATTAATCGGGGAGAATTGATTGAG GGTGTCAAAGTGTCCTTTTCAGAATCAGCACTTCCCAGTATCTCAACTCTAGACTGTGACGTTCTGCACTTGCTAAGCACCACAGAGAAGCTCCAAAATCAACTCGAAGTGATGGACCAACGTTGTGAAAT GTCAAGGAAATCAACATTGGCATCTCTAAAGTCTGGACACAAGAAAGTTGCTCTAAGGCATGCAAGGGAACTGAAGCTGACCACTGAGAGCAGAGAAAAATGCACGTCACTTCTGAACAGAGTAGAGGAAGTGTTGAACACTATAGCTGATTCCGAATCAACGAAAATG GTCTCAGAAGCAATCAAAACTGGAGCGAGGGTTATGAAGGACATCAAGATCAGTCCAGATGAAGTTCATGACTATTTGGAAGAAATTGAGGATACCATTCAATCACAGAAGGAAGTTGAAAAAGCTCTCG AATCAGCTCCATATCCTGATATTGATGATGAAAATATTGAAGAAGAGTTCATGAAATTAGAGATGGAGCTTGAAAGCGAAAGTTCCCAGGTCAGACCAACGACTTCAGATACTGCAGATTCACTGTCTGAGATGTTCTCAGAGCTTAAACTTGGCAACACAAAACAAACATTGGAGGAGCAAGCGACTGAACCAGTCCGGATGAAAGATGGCCGCGAAAAGATTCTTGAAGCAGCATAG
- the LOC106368499 gene encoding pectin acetylesterase 6 isoform X1 translates to MRSVWLWIAVAVCSLCSVASMVRRGSSDGFEKPRENKILDNELRASKVSMVPLTLIHGADSKGAVCLDGTLPGYHLDHGFGSGANSWLIHLEGGGWCNNQSSCVFRKTTRRGSSKFMEKALNFTGILSNKPQENPDFFNWNRIKLRYCDGASFSGDSQDEGSQTFYRGKRIWQAAMEEFMSVGMQKAEQALLSGCSAGGLASILHCDDFRERLPLSTKVKCLSDAGMFLDAVDVSGGRSLRNMYQGVVTVQNLQKDLSSACTNHLDPTSCFFPQNLVSDIKTPMFLLNSAYDSWQVRHSLAPSPADPRGVWEHCKSDISRCNSSQLQFLQEFRKQMVLALNSFSASPQNGLFINSCFTHCQSEIQDTWFTQDSPKLNGKRVAESVGDWYFDRTNNVKAIDCPYCEALCLLGLLVGFGKNLKQDIRDMD, encoded by the exons ATGAGGAGCGTGTGGCTGTGGATTGCGGTGGCTGTGTGCTCACTATGTTCAGTTGCCTCGATGGTACGGAGGGGATCTAGCGATGGATTTGAGAAACCAAGAGAGAATAAGATACTGGATAACGAGTTGAGGGCGTCTAAGGTTTCAATGGTGCCTCTCACCTTGATTCATGGTGCTGACTCCAAAGGAGCTg TGTGTCTAGATGGGACGTTACCTGGTTACCATCTAGATCATGGGTTTGGTTCAGGTGCAAACAGTTGGCTTATCCATCTTGAG GGTGGAGGATGGTGTAACAATCAAAGTAGCTGTGTGTTTCGAAAAACAACTCGGCGTGGTTCCTCTAAGTTCATGGAGAAAGCTTTGAATTTTACTGGGATATTGAGCAATAAGCCTCAAGAGAATCCTG ACTTCTTTAACTGGAACAGAATCAAGTTGCGGTACTGTGATGGTGCTTCTTTCTCTGGGGATAGTCAGGACGAG ggttcacaaactttctatcgAGGAAAACGAATCTGGCAAGCGGCTATGGAAGAGTTCATGTCTGTAGGCATGCAGAAAGCAGAACAG GCTCTGCTTTCTGGTTGTTCAGCCGGAGGTTTAGCTTCAATCTTGCACTGTGATGACTTCAGAGAACGATTACCTCTTTCTACGAAAGTAAAGTGCTTAAGTGATGCTGGAATGTTCCTGGACGC AGTGGATGTCTCTGGGGGACGCTCTCTTAGGAACATGTACCAAGGTGTTGTTACAGTCCAG AACCTCCAAAAGGACTTGTCCAGTGCATGTACAAACCATTTGGATCCTACTTCG TGCTTCTTTCCTCAGAACTTGGTTTCAGACATCAAAACTCCTATGTTTCTTCTCAACTCAGCATATGACTCCTGGCAG GTCAGACATAGCTTAGCTCCTTCACCTGCTGATCCAAGAGGCGTCTGGGAGCATTGCAAATCAGATATCTCGCGTTGTAATTCATCACAGCTCCAATTCTTACAAG AATTCAGGAAACAAATGGTGCTTGCCTTAAACTCATTCTCAGCATCTCCTCAGAACGGTCTTTTCATAAACTCTTGCTTCACGCATTGTCAGTCTGAGATACAGGACACTTGGTTTACTCAAGACTCTCCCAAGCTAAACGGAAAA AGAGTGGCAGAGTCTGTAGGTGACTGGTACTTCGACAGAACCAACAATGTTAAAGCCATTGACTGTCCTTACTGTGAGGCTTTGTGTCTCTTGGGCCTGCTGGTGGGCTTCGGGAAGAACCTGAAACAAGACATAAGAGATATGGATTAG
- the LOC106368506 gene encoding charged multivesicular body protein 7-like isoform X1 produces MDSESVKEFIRSEVPDWDDEVVATARFKAFSGQRSDWEVKFQFWRDLIIKVSRRFGELIIDPVQVKKAWFDRGGMTPLCIDHVLLLMHSEGDVVLASELESPVSGRLSRLLRTVRSLVSQPSVKPGEILENELVIVPLLKEKAADVVRLLSEGHWTSTCVVTLNKFRDLCNGSNEASVVLSHLSGCGKAHNISINRGELIEGVKVSFSESALPSISTLDCDVLHLLSTTEKLQNQLEVMDQRCEMSRKSTLASLKSGHKKVALRHARELKLTTESREKCTSLLNRVEEVLNTIADSESTKMVSEAIKTGARVMKDIKISPDEVHDYLEEIEDTIQSQKEVEKALAPYPDIDDENIEEEFMKLEMELESESSQVRPTTSDTADSLSEMFSELKLGNTKQTLEEQATEPVRMKDGREKILEAA; encoded by the exons ATGGATTCGGAGTCTGTGAAGGAATTCATACGAAGCGAAGTTCCTGATTGGGACGATGAGGTGGTTGCGACGGCTAGATTCAAGGCGTTTAGTGGACAGAGATCCGATTGGGAAGTTAAATTTCAGTTTTGGCGCGATTTGATCATCAAGGTCTCGCGTCGTTTCGGAGAGCTCATCATTGATCCTGTCCAG GTGAAGAAGGCGTGGTTTGATCGAGGAGGAATGACGCCTTTATGCATTGATCATGTACTG TTATTGATGCATAGTGAAGGTGATGTTGTGCTGGCAAGTGAACTTGAAAGTCCGGTTAGTGGGCGTTTATCTCGTTTGTTGAGGACGGTGAGAAGTTTAGTATCTCAACCTTCAGTGAAGCCGGGAGAGATTCTTGAAAACGAACTTGTTATTGTTCCTCTCTTGAAG GAGAAGGCTGCTGATGTGGTGAGACTGTTATCTGAGGGGCATTGGACTTCTACTTGTGTTGTCACGCTAAATAAGTTCCGGGACTTGTGCAACGGTTCGAATGAGGCATCTGTTGTTTTGAGTCACTTGTCAGGGTGTGGAAAAGCGCATAACATCTCTATTAATCGGGGAGAATTGATTGAG GGTGTCAAAGTGTCCTTTTCAGAATCAGCACTTCCCAGTATCTCAACTCTAGACTGTGACGTTCTGCACTTGCTAAGCACCACAGAGAAGCTCCAAAATCAACTCGAAGTGATGGACCAACGTTGTGAAAT GTCAAGGAAATCAACATTGGCATCTCTAAAGTCTGGACACAAGAAAGTTGCTCTAAGGCATGCAAGGGAACTGAAGCTGACCACTGAGAGCAGAGAAAAATGCACGTCACTTCTGAACAGAGTAGAGGAAGTGTTGAACACTATAGCTGATTCCGAATCAACGAAAATG GTCTCAGAAGCAATCAAAACTGGAGCGAGGGTTATGAAGGACATCAAGATCAGTCCAGATGAAGTTCATGACTATTTGGAAGAAATTGAGGATACCATTCAATCACAGAAGGAAGTTGAAAAAGCTCTCG CTCCATATCCTGATATTGATGATGAAAATATTGAAGAAGAGTTCATGAAATTAGAGATGGAGCTTGAAAGCGAAAGTTCCCAGGTCAGACCAACGACTTCAGATACTGCAGATTCACTGTCTGAGATGTTCTCAGAGCTTAAACTTGGCAACACAAAACAAACATTGGAGGAGCAAGCGACTGAACCAGTCCGGATGAAAGATGGCCGCGAAAAGATTCTTGAAGCAGCATAG
- the LOC106416259 gene encoding uncharacterized protein LOC106416259: MAFDESLMMMSSFPVVEEDAGFHQIRTSLSRLSVCTTSVYDEATKNPPDSGVAESFDGAEADGEVSDDGKENVRESDSDKETPRFYSLPATPPRRRRKNTVAGDIDANESSRDGGKSSSSSRRQRRVLREKKKRGHGFNGADGESDGGGGIGLTVLTRAKGGEKSLRMGLEEVKACRDLGFELEVPGRISVSAGSNFDTQTSSGSNSPIATWRISSPGDDPKEVKARLKVWAQAVALASSSRQAN; encoded by the coding sequence ATGGCATTTGACGAGAGCTTGATGATGATGTCTTCATTTCCAGTCGTCGAAGAAGACGCTGGATTCCACCAGATCCGTACCTCTCTGTCTCGACTCTCCGTTTGCACTACCTCCGTTTACGACGAAGCCACCAAGAATCCGCCTGACTCGGGCGTTGCTGAGAGCTTCGACGGAGCAGAGGCTGACGGAGAAGTCTCCGATGACGGAAAAGAGAACGTTCGGGAGTCTGACTCCGACAAAGAGACGCCAAGGTTTTACTCCCTCCCGGCGACTCCACCTCGCCGGAGAAGAAAAAACACAGTCGCCGGAGATATAGACGCGAACGAGAGTAGCAGAGACGGCGGTAAGAGTAGTAGTAGTTCACGGAGGCAGAGGAGGGTGCtcagggagaagaagaagagaggtcACGGCTTTAACGGCGCTGACGGAGAGAGTGACGGCGGTGGTGGTATAGGGTTAACGGTGTTAACGAGAGCGAAGGGAGGAGAGAAGTCGCTGAGGATGGGGTTAGAGGAAGTGAAAGCTTGTAGAGATCTCGGGTTCGAGTTGGAAGTTCCGGGTCGGATCTCTGTGTCAGCCGGGTCGAATTTCGATACTCAGACTAGTAGTGGCAGCAACTCGCCGATCGCCACGTGGCGCATCTCGAGTCCAGGTGATGACCCGAAGGAGGTTAAGGCGAGACTCAAGGTGTGGGCACAAGCTGTAGCTTTAGCTTCTTCCTCACGTCAAGCTAATTAG
- the LOC106368499 gene encoding pectin acetylesterase 6 isoform X2: MRSVWLWIAVAVCSLCSVASMVRRGSSDGFEKPRENKILDNELRASKVSMVPLTLIHGADSKGAVCLDGTLPGYHLDHGFGSGANSWLIHLEGGGWCNNQSSCVFRKTTRRGSSKFMEKALNFTGILSNKPQENPDFFNWNRIKLRYCDGASFSGDSQDEGSQTFYRGKRIWQAAMEEFMSVGMQKAEQALLSGCSAGGLASILHCDDFRERLPLSTKVKCLSDAGMFLDAVDVSGGRSLRNMYQGVVTVQNLQKDLSSACTNHLDPTSCFFPQNLVSDIKTPMFLLNSAYDSWQVRHSLAPSPADPRGVWEHCKSDISRCNSSQLQFLQEFRKQMVLALNSFSASPQNGLFINSCFTHCQSEIQDTWFTQDSPKLNGKRVAESVGDWYFDRTNNVKAIDCPYPCDKTCHHLIFQ, encoded by the exons ATGAGGAGCGTGTGGCTGTGGATTGCGGTGGCTGTGTGCTCACTATGTTCAGTTGCCTCGATGGTACGGAGGGGATCTAGCGATGGATTTGAGAAACCAAGAGAGAATAAGATACTGGATAACGAGTTGAGGGCGTCTAAGGTTTCAATGGTGCCTCTCACCTTGATTCATGGTGCTGACTCCAAAGGAGCTg TGTGTCTAGATGGGACGTTACCTGGTTACCATCTAGATCATGGGTTTGGTTCAGGTGCAAACAGTTGGCTTATCCATCTTGAG GGTGGAGGATGGTGTAACAATCAAAGTAGCTGTGTGTTTCGAAAAACAACTCGGCGTGGTTCCTCTAAGTTCATGGAGAAAGCTTTGAATTTTACTGGGATATTGAGCAATAAGCCTCAAGAGAATCCTG ACTTCTTTAACTGGAACAGAATCAAGTTGCGGTACTGTGATGGTGCTTCTTTCTCTGGGGATAGTCAGGACGAG ggttcacaaactttctatcgAGGAAAACGAATCTGGCAAGCGGCTATGGAAGAGTTCATGTCTGTAGGCATGCAGAAAGCAGAACAG GCTCTGCTTTCTGGTTGTTCAGCCGGAGGTTTAGCTTCAATCTTGCACTGTGATGACTTCAGAGAACGATTACCTCTTTCTACGAAAGTAAAGTGCTTAAGTGATGCTGGAATGTTCCTGGACGC AGTGGATGTCTCTGGGGGACGCTCTCTTAGGAACATGTACCAAGGTGTTGTTACAGTCCAG AACCTCCAAAAGGACTTGTCCAGTGCATGTACAAACCATTTGGATCCTACTTCG TGCTTCTTTCCTCAGAACTTGGTTTCAGACATCAAAACTCCTATGTTTCTTCTCAACTCAGCATATGACTCCTGGCAG GTCAGACATAGCTTAGCTCCTTCACCTGCTGATCCAAGAGGCGTCTGGGAGCATTGCAAATCAGATATCTCGCGTTGTAATTCATCACAGCTCCAATTCTTACAAG AATTCAGGAAACAAATGGTGCTTGCCTTAAACTCATTCTCAGCATCTCCTCAGAACGGTCTTTTCATAAACTCTTGCTTCACGCATTGTCAGTCTGAGATACAGGACACTTGGTTTACTCAAGACTCTCCCAAGCTAAACGGAAAA AGAGTGGCAGAGTCTGTAGGTGACTGGTACTTCGACAGAACCAACAATGTTAAAGCCATTGACTGTC CTTACCCATGCGACAAAACATGTCACCACCTGATTTTCCAATGA